In Limosilactobacillus sp. WILCCON 0051, a single window of DNA contains:
- a CDS encoding glycogen/starch/alpha-glucan phosphorylase — MSLTKSQFKQDFKRRLKDDLALDIDEASYFDMYKVLAGMVKSAYNQNWHHTWRSYDQQHKKQLYYFSIEFLPGRMLQSNLFNMGWLEIVKDGMKELGVDFEKVVEQENDMALGNGGLGRLASSFMDALASDGYAGNGNGIRYKYGLFKQKFIDGYQVELPNNWLNEGNVWEERRETHSVLVRFGGQVYLQPKNGQLKPVYEGSQLVKAVPYDTGMVGYENGVVNTLRLWDAEIPEDEESKYRTIDDLRRVEDLTSVLYPDDSTEDGRRMRIRQEYFFVSAGLQSILNHYLEKYDQPLTKLDQYVAVHINDTHPSMAIAELMRLLMDEHGLGWEDAWQVTVNVMSYTNHTIMAEAMERWDINMMQQEVPRILQIIQEIDRRFVLSLEGKYDQNFINRTRIIANNQVHMAHLAIIGSHSINGVAKLHTELLKKEVLHDFYRLYPERFNNKTNGVTLRRWMAIDNPRLAAILDQEIGSDWRKNPLELEKLLKYRSNNKVLDQLIAAKQANKRDLAKFIKQQTGIEVSSKAIFDVQIKRLHAYKRQLLNLLRIVKLYQDLKANPNADIYPRVFIFGAKAAPSYQYAKAVIKCINEVANLVNNDPDIHDKLKVVFLENYNVSLADRIIPAADVSEQISLASKEASGTSNMKLMANGALTVATMDGANIEIHDYVGDDNIFTFGLSSQEVYRYYADNSYHASEYYENDPVIHRVVDAFVDGTIPNISMEGREIFESLVQYNGDQFFVLRDFESYLKAQDKVDQAYRNPKHWAQMSLINTANAGHFSSDLTIDRYVDDVWKLTPNK; from the coding sequence TTGAGTTTAACAAAATCACAGTTTAAGCAGGATTTTAAGCGACGTTTAAAAGACGATCTGGCCCTGGATATTGATGAGGCCTCCTATTTTGACATGTACAAGGTCTTGGCAGGCATGGTCAAGTCAGCCTACAACCAAAACTGGCATCACACCTGGCGCAGCTATGATCAGCAGCACAAAAAGCAGCTGTACTACTTCTCGATTGAATTTCTGCCTGGCCGCATGCTGCAAAGCAATCTGTTCAACATGGGCTGGCTGGAGATCGTCAAGGATGGCATGAAGGAACTGGGCGTTGATTTTGAAAAGGTCGTGGAACAGGAAAACGACATGGCACTTGGCAATGGTGGCCTGGGTCGCTTGGCCTCATCGTTTATGGACGCACTGGCCAGTGATGGCTATGCCGGCAATGGGAACGGGATTCGCTACAAGTACGGTTTGTTTAAGCAGAAGTTCATTGATGGCTATCAAGTTGAACTGCCAAACAACTGGCTGAACGAAGGCAATGTCTGGGAAGAACGCCGAGAAACGCATTCCGTGCTGGTTCGATTTGGCGGTCAGGTCTATCTGCAGCCGAAAAATGGTCAGCTGAAGCCGGTATATGAAGGCTCACAGCTGGTTAAGGCCGTGCCGTACGATACTGGGATGGTCGGCTATGAGAATGGCGTCGTCAACACGCTGCGGCTTTGGGATGCTGAGATTCCTGAAGACGAGGAAAGCAAGTATCGGACGATTGACGATCTGCGGCGGGTTGAGGATCTGACCAGCGTGCTCTATCCTGACGATTCAACGGAAGATGGTCGGCGCATGCGGATCCGTCAAGAATACTTCTTCGTTTCGGCTGGTCTGCAAAGCATTCTCAATCACTATCTGGAAAAATACGATCAGCCTTTAACCAAGCTTGATCAATACGTTGCCGTTCACATCAATGATACGCATCCTTCAATGGCAATCGCCGAATTGATGCGTCTTTTGATGGATGAGCATGGCCTGGGCTGGGAGGATGCCTGGCAGGTTACGGTCAACGTCATGAGCTACACCAACCATACGATTATGGCTGAGGCGATGGAACGCTGGGACATTAACATGATGCAGCAGGAAGTGCCACGGATTCTGCAGATCATTCAAGAAATCGATCGGCGTTTCGTGCTGTCCTTGGAAGGCAAGTATGATCAAAACTTCATTAACCGCACGCGCATCATTGCCAACAACCAGGTTCACATGGCACACCTGGCAATCATTGGCTCACACAGCATCAACGGGGTTGCCAAGCTGCATACCGAGCTGCTGAAAAAAGAAGTGCTGCATGACTTCTATCGGCTTTACCCCGAACGTTTCAACAACAAGACTAATGGGGTAACGCTGCGTCGCTGGATGGCCATCGACAATCCGCGGCTGGCTGCTATTTTGGATCAGGAAATCGGCTCTGACTGGCGCAAGAACCCGCTTGAATTGGAGAAACTGCTGAAGTACCGGAGCAACAACAAGGTCTTGGATCAGCTGATTGCCGCCAAGCAGGCCAACAAGCGTGATCTGGCCAAGTTTATCAAGCAGCAGACGGGAATCGAGGTTTCATCAAAAGCCATCTTTGACGTTCAGATCAAGCGGCTGCATGCCTACAAGCGCCAACTGCTGAACCTGCTGCGCATCGTCAAGCTTTATCAAGATTTAAAGGCCAATCCAAATGCCGACATCTACCCACGCGTATTCATCTTTGGGGCCAAGGCAGCACCAAGCTATCAATACGCTAAGGCTGTGATCAAGTGCATCAATGAGGTTGCCAACCTGGTCAACAACGATCCTGACATCCATGACAAGCTTAAGGTCGTCTTCTTGGAAAACTACAATGTATCATTAGCTGACCGGATTATTCCAGCTGCCGATGTTTCGGAACAGATCTCACTGGCCTCAAAAGAAGCATCCGGGACCAGCAATATGAAGCTCATGGCCAACGGTGCGCTGACTGTGGCTACGATGGATGGCGCCAATATTGAAATTCATGACTATGTTGGTGATGACAACATCTTTACGTTTGGTCTCTCATCACAGGAAGTCTACCGCTACTATGCCGATAATTCATATCATGCCAGCGAGTATTATGAAAACGACCCGGTTATTCATCGTGTCGTGGATGCGTTCGTTGATGGCACGATTCCAAACATCAGCATGGAAGGCCGCGAGATTTTTGAGTCGCTGGTTCAGTATAATGGCGATCAGTTCTTTGTGCTGCGCGACTTTGAATCCTACCTCAAGGCGCAGGACAAGGTTGATCAGGCCTACCGCAACCCTAAGCACTGGGCCCAGATGAGTCTGATCAACACTGCCAATGCCGGCCACTTCTCATCCGATTTGACGATTGACCGCTACGTTGACGATGTCTGGAAACTGACGCCAAACAAGTAA
- the glgA gene encoding glycogen synthase GlgA, protein MKIMFAAAECAPFFKSGGLGDVVGALPKALAKKGHEVRVVLPLWRWMPGKFQEKMESWGSFEVKVGWRTEYCGVETLYQDGVRYMFLDNRYYFDRPKLYGYYDDGERFAWFQQAACELMGRYNWVPDVLNCNDYHTAFMPFLLKEKYGWVGPYHHIKTVLTIHNLEFQGEYGREVMTELFGMSPERYDDGTVRYGTAVNFMKAGILYADRVNTVSPSYASEIQTPEFGCHLDEVLRMENFKLCGILNGIDYDVNNPATDPNLAANYTVKDLKGKAKDKAALQKEFGLPQRPDVPLIGIVSRLTYQKGFQLVVNEMENLMKFDVQVVLLGTGYANFEHDFRWFNGVHHDKFGAKIEFDVGLAQRIYAGADMFLMPSGFEPCGLSQMISMRYGTLPIVHQIGGLKDSVEPYNPITNTGTGFGFEQFSGFYMMEAIKEAMATYQQPKIWRHLMQNAMAKDFSWDKQSQAYLDMYKSLF, encoded by the coding sequence ATGAAAATTATGTTTGCGGCCGCGGAATGCGCCCCTTTCTTTAAGAGCGGCGGCCTGGGTGACGTGGTCGGCGCGCTGCCGAAAGCCCTTGCTAAAAAAGGTCATGAGGTGCGGGTGGTTTTGCCGCTGTGGCGCTGGATGCCAGGCAAGTTTCAAGAAAAAATGGAAAGCTGGGGCTCGTTTGAGGTTAAAGTCGGCTGGCGAACCGAGTACTGTGGCGTTGAGACGCTCTATCAAGACGGCGTGCGCTACATGTTTTTGGACAACCGTTACTATTTTGATCGGCCTAAGCTTTACGGCTACTATGACGATGGAGAGCGGTTTGCCTGGTTTCAGCAGGCAGCCTGTGAATTGATGGGCCGCTACAACTGGGTGCCGGACGTTTTAAACTGTAACGACTACCATACCGCGTTTATGCCGTTTCTGCTCAAGGAAAAATATGGCTGGGTTGGACCATATCATCACATCAAGACCGTTTTGACGATCCATAATCTGGAATTCCAGGGTGAGTATGGCCGCGAAGTCATGACCGAACTGTTTGGCATGTCGCCGGAACGTTATGACGATGGCACCGTTCGCTATGGCACGGCCGTTAACTTTATGAAAGCCGGAATTCTGTATGCTGATCGGGTCAACACGGTCAGTCCTAGCTATGCGTCCGAGATTCAGACACCCGAATTTGGCTGTCATCTGGATGAGGTGCTGCGCATGGAAAACTTTAAGCTGTGCGGTATTCTAAACGGGATCGACTATGACGTCAACAACCCGGCAACTGATCCTAATCTGGCTGCCAATTACACAGTTAAGGATCTCAAGGGTAAGGCCAAGGATAAGGCAGCCCTGCAAAAAGAGTTTGGCCTGCCGCAACGTCCAGACGTTCCATTGATCGGGATCGTCAGCCGGCTGACTTATCAAAAAGGATTCCAGTTGGTCGTCAATGAAATGGAAAATCTGATGAAATTTGATGTGCAAGTTGTTCTGCTGGGAACGGGCTATGCCAATTTTGAACACGATTTTCGTTGGTTCAACGGCGTTCATCATGACAAGTTTGGCGCCAAGATTGAGTTTGATGTTGGTCTGGCCCAGCGCATTTACGCAGGAGCCGATATGTTCTTGATGCCATCTGGTTTTGAGCCATGCGGACTTTCGCAGATGATTTCAATGCGCTATGGCACGCTGCCAATCGTTCACCAAATCGGGGGACTAAAGGACAGCGTCGAGCCATATAATCCGATCACCAATACTGGTACGGGCTTTGGCTTTGAGCAGTTTAGCGGCTTTTACATGATGGAGGCTATTAAAGAAGCCATGGCAACCTATCAACAGCCGAAAATCTGGCGTCATCTGATGCAAAACGCGATGGCTAAAGACTTTAGCTGGGATAAGCAGAGCCAGGCCTATCTGGATATGTATAAGTCACTGTTTTAG
- the glgD gene encoding glucose-1-phosphate adenylyltransferase subunit GlgD codes for MKNNQMCAIIVDELNDDALKPLTNERPLGTLFFDCKYRLIDFELSSVVNAGIRNVQLIEDEDKVRSVFDHLGGGREWGLDAIGSYQYVNYFQDSENKKAAGEKYFDNTIEFLEKSHTAYTVIMGTRMLCNLNLRAALKIHKQTDKPLTVIYSRTDADEIATYDNILSFDSLGNVITCDEFAKLSDQTGSFNLSMNVYIADTRWLIDALRKGQQMDAPAQLDDFLKAQLPKPGLAGGYEYVGYLQNIYDLPSYYQANKDMLDSNKMNELLYTNQRIITRTRNEVATYYDRHAKVKNSHLATGCDIYGTVSDSLISRRSVVDPKAVVTNSIVMPNARIGHDAEVHWAILDKNVVVKPGVKIVGTPDNILVVPKNTRVEANLSSTEEEAN; via the coding sequence ATGAAGAATAATCAAATGTGTGCAATCATTGTTGACGAGCTCAATGATGATGCCTTAAAGCCATTAACCAACGAACGACCACTGGGAACGCTGTTTTTTGACTGCAAGTACCGCTTGATCGACTTTGAGCTGTCCAGCGTCGTCAATGCCGGGATCCGTAACGTTCAGCTGATTGAAGACGAAGACAAGGTGCGGTCCGTTTTTGATCACCTGGGTGGCGGTCGTGAATGGGGACTGGATGCAATCGGTTCCTATCAGTACGTCAACTATTTCCAGGACAGCGAAAATAAAAAGGCCGCTGGCGAAAAGTATTTCGACAATACGATTGAGTTTTTGGAAAAATCGCACACTGCCTACACGGTTATCATGGGGACGCGGATGCTTTGCAATCTCAATCTGCGGGCAGCTTTAAAGATTCACAAGCAGACTGATAAACCGCTGACGGTAATCTACAGCCGGACCGATGCCGATGAGATTGCCACTTACGACAACATCTTGAGCTTTGACAGCCTGGGCAACGTGATTACCTGTGATGAGTTTGCCAAATTGTCTGATCAAACAGGAAGCTTCAACCTGTCAATGAACGTCTACATCGCTGATACGCGCTGGCTGATCGACGCCTTGCGCAAGGGACAGCAGATGGATGCCCCAGCGCAGTTGGATGACTTTTTAAAAGCGCAGCTGCCTAAGCCAGGGTTGGCAGGCGGCTATGAATACGTCGGCTATCTGCAGAACATCTATGACCTGCCAAGCTATTACCAAGCCAACAAAGACATGCTTGATTCCAACAAAATGAACGAGCTGCTCTATACCAATCAGCGCATTATTACCCGGACGCGCAATGAGGTTGCTACCTACTACGACAGACACGCCAAGGTTAAGAACAGTCATCTGGCAACCGGCTGCGATATTTACGGTACGGTTTCCGACAGTTTGATCTCACGGCGCTCAGTCGTTGATCCAAAAGCTGTCGTAACCAACTCGATCGTGATGCCAAATGCAAGGATCGGTCATGATGCCGAGGTTCACTGGGCAATTCTTGATAAAAACGTGGTCGTCAAACCGGGCGTCAAAATCGTCGGGACTCCTGACAACATTTTGGTAGTGCCAAAAAATACCCGAGTTGAGGCTAATTTGAGCAGTACGGAAGAAGAGGCGAATTAA
- a CDS encoding glucose-1-phosphate adenylyltransferase, which translates to MNDEMLGIVLAGGKGTRLGKLTQNQAKPAVPFGGRYRIIDFTMSNCVNSGIRNIGVITQYQPLVLDRHIGNGASWGLDRLDSGVTILQPYSSPDGSKWFAGTAHAIYQNIDYIDSINPKYLLVLSGDHIYKMDYSDMLQQHIDNGASLTVAVIDVPWEDASRFGIMNTDEHDRITEFVEKPAEPKSNHASMGIYIFNWARLREVLVNNFTKNDNMLDFGKNVIPYYLDSGEPVYAYRFSGYWRDVGTIMSLWQANMEFLEPNNGLNMQDRSWRINSRSPLAPPQMLTDTAEVSQSMIVDGCYVAGKIQHSILSANVRVKEGSQVIDSMIMPGASIGRDVTIRRAIIGENAVIGDGVTIDGGDDDIAVVGNGETLGGTSNEE; encoded by the coding sequence ATGAATGATGAAATGTTAGGGATTGTATTGGCCGGCGGTAAGGGAACTCGTCTGGGCAAGCTGACGCAGAATCAAGCCAAGCCTGCCGTACCATTTGGCGGCCGCTATCGAATTATTGATTTTACAATGAGCAACTGTGTCAATTCAGGCATTCGTAATATTGGCGTAATCACGCAGTATCAGCCCCTGGTTTTGGATCGGCACATTGGTAACGGGGCCAGCTGGGGATTGGATCGTTTGGACTCTGGCGTAACGATCCTGCAGCCATACTCCAGTCCAGACGGCAGCAAGTGGTTTGCGGGAACGGCCCATGCCATCTATCAAAATATCGACTATATCGACAGTATCAATCCAAAGTATCTGCTGGTCTTGTCGGGCGATCACATCTACAAGATGGACTACAGCGACATGCTGCAGCAGCATATTGATAACGGCGCCTCTTTGACGGTGGCCGTAATCGACGTGCCATGGGAAGATGCTTCGCGATTCGGCATCATGAACACTGATGAGCATGATCGGATTACCGAGTTCGTGGAAAAGCCGGCTGAGCCAAAGAGCAACCACGCATCTATGGGGATCTACATCTTTAACTGGGCTCGGCTGCGCGAGGTCTTGGTCAACAACTTTACTAAAAACGACAATATGCTCGACTTTGGTAAGAACGTAATTCCATACTATCTGGACAGCGGCGAGCCAGTCTACGCCTACCGCTTCTCAGGCTACTGGCGGGATGTTGGGACAATCATGTCGCTTTGGCAGGCCAATATGGAATTTCTGGAGCCAAACAACGGTCTTAACATGCAGGATCGCAGCTGGCGGATCAATTCCCGCAGTCCACTGGCGCCACCACAGATGCTGACGGATACGGCGGAAGTCTCACAGTCGATGATTGTCGATGGCTGCTACGTGGCTGGTAAGATTCAGCACAGTATTCTGTCAGCCAATGTTCGGGTCAAAGAAGGCAGTCAGGTGATCGACAGTATGATCATGCCAGGTGCCAGCATCGGTCGCGACGTTACGATTCGGCGGGCCATTATTGGCGAGAATGCCGTGATTGGCGATGGCGTAACGATCGATGGCGGAGATGATGACATTGCAGTAGTCGGCAATGGCGAAACGTTAGGGGGAACTTCAAATGAAGAATAA
- the glgB gene encoding 1,4-alpha-glucan branching protein GlgB, which produces MLSEKDLSASLQAFVDGSNYRAQDVLGVHREKRAESEGFVFRVWAPHAQQVWLVGDFNQWDEHSLPMQKDQYGVWSIFTDQAQAGQLYKFNIKQSTGREIMKIDPFAVCFEQRPGVAARIIDFPNRKWKDGLWRGRQKREHHFNRPLNIYEVHAGSWRFHEDGTPYDFSDLTRELIPYLKKMHYSHVEFMPLMEHPLPASWGYQIIGFYALCSSYGTPEQFQEFVESCHQANIGVIVDWVPGHFNINDDALAYYDGTPTFEYEDADRAKNIGWGALNFDLGKPQVQSFLISSALFWLNAYHVDGIRADAISSIIYLDYDFGPWKPNKYGDTRNLEGYDFLHKATKAVKLEHPESLWIAEESSAGVQVSGRIEDGALGFDYKWNMGWMNDTLDFYSEDPIYRSFDFHKLTFSFMYRLAENFILPLSHDEVVHGKRSLMNKMWGDRYKQFAQLRNLYVWQMTHPGKKLLFMGGEFGQYLEWKYDAPLEWVDLKDPLNQTMQHFTAVLNGLYHDNPSLWELDTKDSGLEIIDADNKDQTVLSYIRHGKRKRDFLIVILNYTPVERRGFKIGVPYAGTYHEILNTEMKEFGGTWTRNNPACHTKPDSFKEYEYTIETTVPALGALILKPGKDVKIARRKPQPRPRKQAKPTDKKQQQAGSK; this is translated from the coding sequence ATGCTGAGTGAAAAGGATTTGTCAGCCTCGCTGCAGGCCTTTGTCGATGGCTCGAATTATCGTGCCCAAGATGTTTTAGGCGTTCATCGCGAAAAACGCGCAGAAAGCGAGGGATTCGTTTTTCGGGTCTGGGCACCGCATGCTCAGCAGGTTTGGCTGGTCGGTGACTTCAATCAATGGGATGAGCATTCGCTGCCAATGCAAAAGGATCAATACGGTGTCTGGAGCATTTTTACCGACCAGGCACAGGCCGGTCAGCTTTATAAATTTAATATCAAGCAGAGTACCGGCCGCGAAATCATGAAAATTGATCCATTCGCGGTCTGTTTTGAACAGCGACCTGGCGTGGCCGCCCGGATCATCGATTTTCCTAACCGAAAGTGGAAAGACGGCTTATGGCGGGGACGGCAAAAACGCGAGCATCACTTTAATCGTCCACTTAATATTTATGAGGTGCATGCCGGCTCATGGCGTTTTCATGAAGACGGTACTCCCTATGATTTTAGTGATCTGACGCGGGAACTGATTCCTTATTTAAAAAAGATGCATTACAGTCACGTTGAGTTTATGCCGCTGATGGAACATCCGCTGCCGGCATCCTGGGGCTATCAGATTATTGGCTTTTATGCGCTTTGTTCCAGCTATGGCACTCCCGAACAGTTTCAAGAATTCGTCGAGAGCTGTCATCAGGCCAACATTGGCGTAATCGTTGATTGGGTGCCTGGTCATTTTAATATCAATGATGACGCGCTGGCTTATTATGATGGCACGCCGACGTTTGAGTATGAGGATGCCGATCGGGCTAAAAACATCGGCTGGGGTGCCTTGAACTTTGATCTGGGCAAGCCGCAGGTACAGTCATTTTTGATCTCCAGCGCGCTGTTTTGGCTGAATGCCTATCACGTTGATGGGATTCGGGCTGATGCAATTTCCAGCATCATCTATCTGGACTACGATTTCGGTCCCTGGAAGCCGAATAAGTATGGCGACACGCGCAACCTGGAAGGCTATGATTTTTTGCATAAAGCAACCAAAGCCGTCAAGCTTGAGCACCCCGAGTCGTTATGGATTGCGGAGGAAAGCTCGGCTGGCGTACAGGTTTCCGGTCGAATCGAGGATGGTGCGCTGGGCTTTGACTACAAGTGGAACATGGGCTGGATGAATGATACGCTGGACTTTTACAGCGAGGATCCAATCTATCGCAGCTTTGACTTCCACAAGCTGACCTTCTCGTTTATGTATCGCTTGGCGGAAAACTTCATCCTGCCGCTGTCGCATGATGAGGTGGTTCATGGCAAGCGCAGTCTGATGAACAAGATGTGGGGCGATCGCTATAAGCAGTTTGCCCAGCTGCGGAATCTGTATGTCTGGCAGATGACGCATCCAGGCAAGAAGCTGCTGTTTATGGGCGGTGAGTTTGGCCAGTATCTTGAATGGAAATATGATGCACCACTGGAATGGGTTGACCTAAAAGACCCGTTGAATCAAACGATGCAGCACTTTACCGCGGTTTTAAACGGCCTGTATCATGACAACCCATCGCTTTGGGAACTGGATACTAAAGACAGCGGCCTAGAGATCATTGATGCCGATAATAAGGATCAGACGGTCTTGAGCTATATTCGGCATGGTAAGCGCAAGCGTGATTTTTTGATCGTGATTCTGAACTACACGCCGGTTGAAAGACGCGGCTTTAAGATCGGCGTTCCTTACGCGGGTACCTATCATGAGATTCTTAATACTGAAATGAAGGAGTTTGGCGGCACCTGGACTCGAAATAATCCTGCCTGTCATACCAAGCCGGATTCATTTAAAGAATATGAGTATACGATTGAAACCACGGTACCGGCATTGGGGGCTTTGATTCTAAAACCTGGCAAGGATGTCAAGATCGCGCGTCGTAAGCCACAGCCGCGACCAAGAAAGCAAGCTAAGCCAACCGATAAAAAACAGCAGCAAGCGGGGAGCAAATAG
- the gpsB gene encoding cell division regulator GpsB, producing MDGIKFTPQDILQKQFKEKSIGKGYDVSDVDSFLDDVIKDYDTFNKEITRLQDENARLRSKVDELNRQVEVGSSIPRSASSQPVSNATNMDILKRLSNLERRVFGSQLNSSDRDDSHLL from the coding sequence TTGGATGGCATTAAGTTTACACCGCAAGATATTTTGCAAAAACAGTTCAAAGAAAAAAGCATCGGTAAAGGTTACGACGTTTCTGATGTAGATTCTTTCCTCGATGATGTTATCAAGGACTATGACACTTTTAATAAAGAAATCACGCGACTGCAAGATGAAAATGCTCGCTTGCGGTCCAAGGTTGATGAGCTTAATCGACAGGTGGAGGTTGGTTCTTCCATTCCACGTTCGGCAAGCTCGCAGCCAGTTTCAAATGCAACCAACATGGATATTTTGAAACGACTTTCGAATCTGGAACGGCGGGTTTTTGGCTCACAGCTGAACAGCAGCGACCGTGACGATTCTCATTTGCTCTAG
- a CDS encoding DUF1273 domain-containing protein: MKRLWTTGYRAYELGVFDEKDPKVAVIKDVLQKQLRDQLDSTAEEFWLITGPQMGVERWSIESALTIKADYPQLKIALMEPYADFAARWNENNQARLAAIKAQVDFAGRVSEKKYESPEQLRAYQNFMLHYTDGALLIYDPEREGKTVWDWRAINRYREQNADYSMRMIDFDELQEAAEEYSERLREADEE; the protein is encoded by the coding sequence ATGAAAAGACTGTGGACAACGGGCTATCGAGCATATGAGCTGGGCGTCTTTGATGAAAAGGATCCCAAGGTTGCGGTGATTAAAGACGTGCTGCAAAAGCAACTGCGCGATCAATTGGACAGCACGGCTGAGGAATTTTGGCTGATTACGGGACCGCAGATGGGTGTTGAGCGCTGGAGCATTGAAAGCGCGTTGACAATCAAAGCCGACTATCCGCAGCTAAAGATTGCCTTGATGGAGCCGTATGCTGATTTTGCCGCGCGCTGGAATGAAAACAACCAGGCACGCTTGGCAGCAATCAAGGCTCAGGTTGATTTTGCCGGTCGGGTCAGTGAAAAGAAATATGAATCGCCAGAACAGCTGCGCGCCTACCAGAACTTTATGCTTCATTATACTGATGGCGCACTTTTAATCTATGATCCCGAGCGTGAGGGGAAAACGGTCTGGGACTGGCGGGCAATCAATCGCTACCGTGAGCAGAATGCCGATTATTCAATGAGAATGATTGATTTTGATGAACTGCAGGAAGCGGCTGAAGAATACAGCGAGCGCCTGCGCGAAGCAGATGAGGAATAA
- the recU gene encoding Holliday junction resolvase RecU: MSIHYPSGQKPLAVHERPQSQSVALRSSYAQRGMSLEAEINASNRYYLANHIAVIHKKPTPVQLVKVDYPKRSAAVIREAYFKQPSTTDYNGIYKGWYIDFDAKETRNKASFPLKNFHEHQIRHMRECVDQGGICFALIRFVELDQMYVFPATSLFEYWQRQLHGGRKSIPLTAIIQDGYPVQYGLNPRLHYLAAVDQLIAAKKH, encoded by the coding sequence ATGAGCATTCATTATCCAAGTGGTCAAAAGCCACTCGCTGTTCACGAACGACCGCAGTCTCAATCCGTTGCGCTGCGTTCATCCTATGCTCAGCGCGGAATGTCATTGGAAGCTGAGATCAATGCCAGCAATCGGTATTATCTGGCAAATCATATTGCCGTAATTCATAAAAAACCAACCCCGGTTCAACTGGTCAAGGTTGATTATCCTAAAAGAAGTGCCGCCGTTATTCGCGAGGCCTACTTCAAACAGCCTTCAACCACTGACTACAATGGTATCTATAAAGGATGGTACATTGATTTTGACGCCAAGGAAACCCGCAATAAAGCCTCTTTTCCATTAAAGAACTTTCATGAGCATCAGATTCGTCATATGCGTGAGTGTGTTGATCAAGGCGGAATTTGTTTTGCCTTGATCAGATTTGTCGAACTCGATCAAATGTATGTCTTTCCAGCCACCAGCCTGTTTGAATACTGGCAACGACAGCTGCATGGCGGACGCAAATCGATTCCCTTGACCGCTATTATTCAAGACGGCTATCCAGTTCAGTATGGCCTAAATCCGCGCCTGCACTATCTAGCAGCGGTTGACCAGCTGATTGCCGCCAAAAAGCACTAA